The window TTTGACAGTGTGTTTCCTGCAGCAAAATCCTTCATTATCCTCAAATACTTACTGGAAAATAGTTATAGTTAATTAGTTATTAGTTAAAAATAGTTGGGGGCTTATCCGGGATTGAGCCAACAGTTTACAACATGCATTTAGCTTTCTTTCCTAAACGGGAGCTGAGGTGACTACTGTGGAAGTCCTGACTGATAAAGAGTTGATGTCAAATATTCAAGCTGAGGGTCACTGTTGAGACTCTGGAAGAGGTCAGAGCGGGACTTCCATGGGGAGATGGCCTTGAACGCACCTCACACATGATACAGGAACCATATCGGGATCCTCATCATTTctacattttgtcattttgatgTTATCCTGACTGTGAGATAAACAAGCTAAAGCACACATGATGAAGACGCTGTCATGagatttgagctaagatttataGATTTGTAGGAGCAGCACCGTAAACTGCACAGAATCGATATATTCTGATATTGGTTTACCATTACggtgagaaaaaacacacactaacattgatgatgatgatgatgaggctGGTGTTTCAGGCAGAGAAgatcaagaagaagaggagttCTCTGTTCGGCACGTTTCACGTGGCTCACAGCTCCTCGCTGGATGACGTCGATCACAAGATCCTCTCCGCCAAGTGAGTAAGCGCAaagcctgcagttcctctgatgtccagcggaggcagcagtgagtcggtgctcatagactcccatgttaaactttacagcagaaacaaacatgcttgcagcctgatacacaaactgtttggtCTATGTAGATTATTTTTCTAAATAAcctgttttaaattaaattaaggcTTAGAATTGGCATTTGGAGGGGCGTGGCCTGCTTGATGgacaggtgactgtggagtccCTGAACTATTCTTTCTGTATAAATATTCCTGTTTCTTTCCTCTGTGCTCACTCTGTGGGACATATATTTGCTGATGCGTCCTGTTACACGCGCACCTGTGTTACCTGCACAGGTAGCTTATtttgcttctcttcctcctcagacAGGCCCTGGCTGAGGTGACAGCGGCGCTGCGGGAGAAGCTGCACCGCTGGCAGCAGATCGAGTCTCTGACGGGCTTCTGTTTGGTCACCAATCCAGGCCTCGGTGCGCTAGCCACCGCCCTCAACCTGGACCCGTCCTTCCTCGGGCTGCGACCTCCGACCCCTCAGCACCTTCTCCTTTCTGATGACCTAGATGACATGGACGAGGACATCCTTTCTCCGGGGACGCTGCAGTGTAAGTCTGCTCTGTGACGTCATCACAGTAACCCTGAGTCAGTTTAACTAGCAGTTGGAAAGTCGGCTGTGATCCTGAGTTAGCTTAGTTAAGCTAACTCAGGATCACTTTGATGGCTCTTAACCTGCTGCCTTttgcagatcagctgatctctacACTCAGAACAAAGATTTGGATGTTCTGATTCATACACTTTTGCTCTCTGATCATTTCGTTAGAATGAAATCTTAAGGTGAAGTCCTGAATTAAGAACAGTGGAACTTTCCTTcaactcttcttcttcttcagagtCACATgatgcaacaaaaacacaaaccctAAACTTCAGAGTTAATCATTACTTACCTTCTCTCAGCTCACCTGTGGTCCCCTCTCTGtctccgcctcctcctctgATTGGTCTTATTTTCTTGCCGTCTCTTGATTGGCTCCTTCCAGACGCAGCGTGGCAGATGGACCGGCGAGTCAGCGACCTCTGGCCCCTGAGTGGCATCGCAGACACCCAGTCAGCGTGGAAACAATCCGGTTGGCCTCACCCCTTCCTTAGCCTTCCTctcttctgattggttcataCCTCTGTACAAACCCAACCAATCAGCacctaaaacacatttaagatcCTTTAAAGCATTTCAAAGGAAACCTGATCAGAGGAAAAATTCAGAATAATTTTTCTTCATTCCTGCAAAGTCTGAATAATCTTTTTCAATCAGACACAGAGGTATTGATCAGTCGTGCAAAGACGTTCACATGAACACAGATTCTTTTTCTTTGAAGTGCATTTTACTATAGAAAGTTTTCCTTTAATCAAGGAAGTTAGATCCTtgattaaatgtcagaatattaAACAGTTTGACTGCGTAACACACGGGAGCTGCTGCCTGTTCCACCTGAAACTGATGTTACAATGTAACTATAGGCAGGAATGTAACTATAGGGGTATGATTGTAGCTGAAATACAGTTTGTGCACGCAGCAATAAAGTTTGTTCACTCAAAGtaagcttttcttcgctcaaaataaatttttcctcaaaatgcaacacttgcacctgcaattgTTTTatgtgcgctcagaatagtggcacaaaaataaggCCTTACTAAATGGGCAACATTAATATTCAGATTTGAATCTGAATATTTTTTAACTTCTTTTAAAATCGGTAAGTTTATTACGTTTGGCATTAATGATTTTTAGTTACTGTGTCAAAATATTAAACCGGGTCAGTGTCCCTGTGAACGCCTCGTCGAgtgtttctcttcttcctcctcatcttcttcctccCCGTGTGGTTGGACATTCAAACTTCAGTTTGttcttctgctttttctctGAAGTCCCGGAGCCCTCACTTCATTTTAATAACCTGCTTCTGCCTCTTCCTTTCACTAACATCCACTTTAATAGCAGCTGATGTTTTGTAACTCGGCTGGACTGTGACGTCAGTTCATGCAGCAAAAGcttgaaaagcacaaaaaaaatcgcttgtagaaaaataaaatgagctCAGGTTGAACGACAGAAGAGCTCAAAgaagaaacatgaaaaatgttctgaaagctgaagaaaacaccggattttattttgaaggtttgGCTGCTAAATTTCAAAAtacaagcacatttttctgccttttctttGACCCTTTTTAGTTTAAAACTGCTTTCTTCTATTTGTGAGctgaatttattttggtttcCAAAATAAGAGTCTCATTTGTAACTCTACACTCTCTTTGTCCTGCAGCTCAGAGTGTGATGCCCCTGCGACAGAGGATCGGAGACCCCGCCCTGAACACTTTCAGCTCTCAGAGGTTGGTTGAAGGGCGGAGCTTGGTTCCACAGGAAGGACGTGACCCGTTCACATCGTGCCGCCCTCCCAGCGGCCGGCAGAATCGCAGCCGCTCCATTGGCCACCTGGAGTTCCCCCCTGTGCCTCCCCCTTCTCTCTCCTCCGCCCTGTCTCACCCCTCCCTCAGCCCCACCTCCTCTTCTCACCCCCCCACCTTCTCCTGCTCTCCTCCACCTTCTGACTCTTCTTCATGCGCTGAGGGCACCGCCCACTTTTCTGCTCTGTTCCTCCGTTCTTCCCATTTCCACTCTGCGGAGGCGACGTCCAGCCTCCCGCCTGGAGGGGGCGCTGTGACAAGTCAAGCACAGCGCTGTCGCTCCAGCAGCTTCCGGTATTTTTCTCTGCATGACTGTTTTCCAAACCTGATGCACTAACGAGACCGAAGCAGTCGAATCAGTGGGCCTCGCTCGGTTTGAGATAATTTATGAGACTCGCCggttcaagttcaagttttaGTTTGAATTCTCAGGTGGTCAAAAGtgaaggacatgcagagggctgTTGTGAGCAGGCCTGCAGGTGATCTGTGGGGAcgcctaaagggagcagctgataGAAGAAGGGAAGGTTGTCAAAGTATATTAGAGTTTGGAATCCATCGTATTGGGAGGTTCAGGAGGAACCACATGGACGCCGTCCTGGCTGTAGAACAGTGAAGCTTCTCTTTAACCTCGTGGTTCTTCTGGCTGTGTTGCAGGTGTCTGCAAGTACAGCCTGCTTCTGTTTAGGGGACTCGGTGAAGGTGTTCAGATGTACCTCAGGTGGTGTTCAAAGCTGTGAAGTTGACATGTGACCAGATTGGAGCTTTGTCTGTATTTCTGGTCaaaagcagctgctgctggacCAGATGTGGTTCACTCGACTTGGTCAGAGTGTAGTCCTCAGCACCTGCTGGAGCGCTTTCTTTCAGAGTTTAAAGTATAGTAGTGCTCAGGGTCGACAGTAATTGAAAGTTGTTGAACCCTGGAAAGGTTGTTAGGCCATCCAGTCGATGTGTTTGTGGACTTGCTGAGGACTTGCGAGCTCACCTGGTGTGACCAGAGTGTCCACACCTTTGGAAAATGCTGGGGTTGCCTGTTGTATTCAGCCCTGTGACGTTTATCGACTGGAGCTCAAAGCGTAGGTCGTCCTTTTAGGAACTTTAGAACCGTGTTTCTGTTTGAGAAACCAAGTTATGCTTAAGTATCTCCAGATTTTaagttgtcttttgttttttcttttttttatatggtGGAATAGTCGTCTGGGTTGGAGGAGTGTTGTTGCCCCAAGCACTGACAACAGATTGGAAGGTGGAGGTGAGGTGGACCTTTGGATTGTTTAGTCCCATCAGTTTTGTGGGAACTGGACGATGGCAAAGAGAGAACTGTGGGAGAACATGAAGCTGGTTGATCTGTGTTTCTACCCTCTGCAGCTGAAGGCTGGTCACTAGGCTCTTGATGCAAACATGGATATAATCCTTCAACAGAAccctttgttatttatttatttattatttattacccTTTGTTCATAGTTGCTTCAAACACTGGCCTCAAAGGTGCTGTGAGATTACTCCAGCAAGCAGTGCACCAGTTGGTGGTCTTTGGTTGTCAGGTTGCTGATTGTCTCGACTGGTGTATGTGCGCCTTTTGTTGAAGATGTTTAGAAGCTTTAACATGTTGAGTGGAGCCACTGCTCCTTTAGATGTTGGGATTGATTCATCAGGATGTCTGTTTGGTGTCTTATTCCCAACGATCCCGGGAAAACGTTGCTgccttcgtggcccaacctcAGATAAATGGATGAAGACTCTTAAATGTTTTGAATTTAATTTTAGGATCTTCTACGGGCGTTCTTTAGTTCTTAGAGTTAGTATCCAAGAGTTTTGAGGACTTTCTCTGAATTTGTTTCCTTCCAAACCTCAACAGTTCAGGTTGAGAGTTTAGGTAAGAAGAGATCAGGGGTGCTTAAAGAGAAAGCTTTTGATGAATGAGGCCCAATGTTTCACTGTTTCCTGCAGAGTTTCCTACTCTGTTATTAACATTTATGTTCTTTCCGGTTGTATCTTTCAGGGTCTCTGTGGTTTGCTGTTTCCCTCTAACTTTGCCTTTACCTTCTACTTAACAGAAAACATCCTCATTCAAAGCTTCTGCTTTACGAACTCGTTATTTTCCTGCTCTGCAGTAATAAATGCACGAGTCAGTCGTTTCTGTGTCGGCGCCACGTTTCCACCAGTCCGAGAACCAGTCATTACATATGAACACGTAGCAGGAGGCGGTTTCTTCTGTTCATCGTCCATGTTTCTAATAAGACTGCAGCGATTCAGACACGAGCGCACATGTTTACAGCGTCGTGCTGACAGCTAAGTTACGGCAGGCGGTCACCGATGTGTCGACCATGACTGCAGCGGTCTGTGTACTCAGTTATTCCAGCCATGGCTGTCAAACTGCAGCTCAGAGGTGGattctgatttttaaaaatggtggCTAAGAAGCTCGAGCAGTCGACCAATCATCTGCAGCTTCACCGAGACGCTCTGTCACCAGCGTCTCGGTGAAGAGTCTCAGCAGTCGCAAACCATCGTTTCTGATTTTCTCTTTCAGGGACATCATGAACCGCTCAGACTCTGACTCCGCCCTCCCGCAGTCTCACAGCGACCCCCGAGGTCAGCACAGCTCAAAGTCCTTCCTCCTGACGTCCAGGCTCCACCCACTGCAGGACCCGGGCTCCAGGCTGGGTatgggaggtggaggaggaggtctAGAGAAGAGCTCCAGCCTCGGGGAGCTGAGGGGCATCTCTGCTTCCGTCCTcgcctccgcctgctccactcGCTCCCTCTGCATCACATCGGACGCTACAGACGGAACCGCCGTCTTCTCGTCGTCCACCTCTTCCAGCTCATCAGGTAGCGCCCGGGGGGCGGGGCTCCAGGTTCCCACCAGAAAGGGCGGCACGGAGGAAGACGCCGGCGAGGATAGCGAGTCGTCCGGCAGCCGAAGGAGAAACGCCTTTAACAAGCTCTTCAAGAAGAAACATGGACGTTACTGAGCATCACGCCAGGAACCCAAACGCTTTACGCTGCCGCTGGTTTCCCTTGTTTGATCGTGTCTCTGCATGACAGCGAAGATCAGACCTTACATACCACCAAAGAAAAGACGAGGAGGAGCCGAAACAGGGACGACCAGACCAACCATCAGCCCCAGTCCAGCAAACTAACACCAACATCGGCTCCCAGAGTATTTAAATGCTGTTGTAGTGGTACTTTTACTGCAGTGAAGGACTTCACTGCAGGAACTGCATCCTGTGTAAAAAGCTGTTTGTGAGTTGATGACATTATTGTCATGTTTTCACGATGTTACCAAAGAAATATCacggttttgttttttcctctgaaAGTGCCTCAGAAGTCCAAAATCTGCTGTGAGGCAGACTGTGGTTTGTGATGAAGATGCCCCAGAGCACTGCAGTGACTGAGCCTCACCTGTACGGAGGCCTGAAGCTGCCAGACTAAACAGAGTCATGTAAACAGCTCAGTGAATAGAATATTTCTGCCTTTAAATGtaccaaaaataataaatgttgtgGTCTTAAAGGACATCTGCTGGTTCTCTGGGAGGGTTCACACCTGCGTCTGTTCAGCCTGTTTAAATGAAGCTGGTTGTCAATTTGGAGTCATAAATGACCTTTAGAATAACTTTGAATCATTCCTGATGTAGTCTTTTATCTACTGATAACATACAAACGGGTTATTTTCTGCTAACAGCATTTATTATTTcagattatttcattttttctcaTTGTTGTGGAAGAACATGAAAATGAGTGCAAACACCTTTAATAATCTATTAATCCATTtataatttttgcctcataacttttgcactgtccacttcctgctgtgacaaaacaaatttcccacgtgtgggactaataaaggttatcttatcttatcttatcttatcttatcagttCACTGATCTGAGGGACAGGCGAGTGTttaaccagcagggggcagcacaGAGCACAGCCTGTACAGAAGCATTAGACTTTCCAAAGGCTACGATTTACAGGTGTTTCCTAAATGCATCAAATGGCCACCGGATGATTTTGGAGGGAGAAAGTTTTCACAGGTCAAGGTTCCACCTTCAATGATGCCAGACATGTTGGTGTTCTGATTAAAGATGGCAGCATGACCGCCTTTAACAACCAGCCAATAGGAAAGCAGCTTGAAATGACGCTCTGCCCAATGGAAGTCAAATGTTTAACATTAAAGATGGAAACAGGAATCTTTGGTTTATTTGTGCTGGCAGACTGTATGATTGGTCGTCCAGCTGTTACCATGACAACACCTAGGATGATACAGAAAGGGTCCAAAACATCAGTGCGTTCATAGGAGCAAAGCCTGTGACTAGTTTCTCCATACAGGAAGTGCCTTGAAGCTGTCATCACCAACAACTCGTCAGTTCTCATCACCTCGCACGCTTTGTATTGTGAGGTAAAGACTCCACAagaacacagagaaaacccaaacaatcaGATGATGTCCCACGATTAAGCGCTGGGCGACAGTAGGAGGGGAAaactccaacagaaccaggctcagggagggaagGCCCTCTGCCGggtggggtgaggggaggaagacaggacgcTGAGGAGGATGataatgattcaatgcagagaggtgtatgtGTCGATGGTGAGAAGGCGGTGTGGGAGGAAGAGGGTGTCTTCTTCAGGGAGGTTCTAGAGAGCTAAGACGTCTTTGACGTCCTAAAAGAAGAAGTCCTACTCCGTCATGACGCTCTGCTGTTTCATTATTCATTCTTTTCATTACCGAGGGTTTGTAAAAGTGTGGCAGAGGGCTCCCAGCATATCCACACCACTGACCCCAGGTTTACTGTGTTTACCACAGCGCGGCGCTCGCTAACCTTTAGTCTGATCACCAGAGTGCTGCACAGACATGTATTCACTGAGGAGGACCTCGAGTTCTTCATCAGTGCATCGGATGCAGACCAGGAGGCCGCAGGTCAGTGAACGCCTCGTGTTCTCGGGGGTTGGATTTGAAACGTCTGCGCTTTCTGTTGTAACGAAGGAGGTTTTGAGGTTGAGTAACTTCTCTTTGGTCACATTTCCGCAAG of the Maylandia zebra isolate NMK-2024a linkage group LG10, Mzebra_GT3a, whole genome shotgun sequence genome contains:
- the LOC101477486 gene encoding stromal interaction molecule 1 isoform X3, whose translation is MDDDADGTVDATETDEFLREDLKDHNPKAKHSSFHRADAHISVEDMWNAWKGSEVYNWTVQRVEDWLASVELPQYRESFRRHQLDGQALPRLAVKNATLTVSVLKILDRSHAQKLQLKALDIVLFGPPPGQQSRWKDLVLGLSILMALGGCWFAYAQTRKSRDDLGKLVKDLESLQRAEQSLLDLQEKLQQAQEEQRCVQVEKVKVEEELRNEINSAKEEALRLRELREGNKNERSRQKYAEEELEQVRKVLKKAERELESRVHWTPPEALQKWLQLTHEIEVQYYNIKKQSAERQLLQAREGAEKIKKKRSSLFGTFHVAHSSSLDDVDHKILSAKQALAEVTAALREKLHRWQQIESLTGFCLVTNPGLGALATALNLDPSFLGLRPPTPQHLLLSDDLDDMDEDILSPGTLQYAAWQMDRRVSDLWPLSGIADTQSAWKQSAQSVMPLRQRIGDPALNTFSSQRDIMNRSDSDSALPQSHSDPRGQHSSKSFLLTSRLHPLQDPGSRLGMGGGGGGLEKSSSLGELRGISASVLASACSTRSLCITSDATDGTAVFSSSTSSSSSGSARGAGLQVPTRKGGTEEDAGEDSESSGSRRRNAFNKLFKKKHGRY